One genomic region from Portunus trituberculatus isolate SZX2019 chromosome 3, ASM1759143v1, whole genome shotgun sequence encodes:
- the LOC123507523 gene encoding mismatch repair endonuclease PMS2-like, whose amino-acid sequence MEVDDEGPATTEAAKGIKAIDKTTVHRICSGQVVLTLAIGVKELVENSLDAGATSVEVRLKDHGATLLEVSDNGRGVEEHNFEGLTLKHHTSKIQDFGDVVGVKTFGFRGEALSSLCALSDLTITTRHGSSEVATKLTYDHNGKLISRAATSRQVGTTVSLQGLFSTLPVRHKEFLRNVKKEFNKMVQVLYGYCLISTGVRITCTNQNEKGKKTVVVSTSGHPTIRENLSSIFGAKQAASLLEFKQESASQDVLEEFGIPEVAAAGKPRFALDGLVSTCAHGQGRSSTDRQYYFINSRPCDPTKVMKLVNEIFHQYNRHQFPCVVLNIRLQDDNVDINVTPDKRQILVCHEKLLLATIKTSMLQLYEHIPSTYSMHNTSLTPTHNITSPILSPSTPTTSASAKMISALAQRFGRSSSGSPQPTTPPGILSGLKRSFSLSSQSTHSPENKQPKLMSFLKKAPEENTSNGNTLPALDMCIEGVYPLASHAAEGSTHRDTEPDSVQEGESSDMEGVVSSMENGEAVSTACDNGDMEPSDSDVTPQCDEHDFSNSDTADTSTNKSSPSRDVPGKPMSHLNSSSSLSPSVGVKSGSGVKASPRTPVLPASSNCKKVHSATSDFLSNLMARKSQLSNKKVSKGQDSVDKSSSVMECNDELEVIYEGVTNGEGSVANGEEGMSNGDAEVKEMVLVRDDSGTDGPVQNRKCKLVQFDLESLKRKLRILHRREERKVVRRFKAKISPTDNTAAEEELRKEISKDMFGEMEILGQFNLGFIITRLGQDLFIVDQHATDEKYNFETLQQTHVLQNQRLIAPQTLELTAIGEATLLDNLEIFRKNGYEFLVREEQPVGRRVSLVTMPVSRGWEFGRGDVEELIFMLSDAPGTMCRPSRVRAMFASRACRKSVMIGTALTHRQMKQLVTHMGEIEQPWNCPHGRPTMRHLVNLDMLVPLQTQE is encoded by the exons ATGG AGGTGGATGACGAAGGGCCGGCCACCACAGAGGCAGCCAAGGGGATCAAGGCCATTGACAAGACCACTGTCCATCGCATCTGCTCAGGACAG GTGGTTCTGACGCTGGCCATCGGAGTGAAGGAGTTGGTAGAGAACAGTCTAGACGCCGGGGCCACAAGTGTCGAGGTGCGGCTCAAGGACCACGGCGCCACACTGCTGGAGGTGTCCGACAATGGCAGGGGTGTGGAGGAGCACAACTTTGAAGGCCTCA cactcaaacaccacacctCCAAGATTCAAGACTTTGGTGATGTTGTGGGTGTGAAGACCTTTGGGTTCCGAGGTGAGGCGCTGAGCTCACTGTGTGCCCTCAGcgacctcaccatcaccacacgacACGGCAGTAGTGAGGTCGCCACCAAGCTGACCTATGACCACAACGGAAAGCTGATATCCAGAGCAGCTACGtcaagacag GTGGGGACAACAGTGTCGCTGCAGGGGCTGTTCTCCACACTGCCGGTGAGACACAAGGAATTCCTACGCAATGTTAAGAAGGAGTTCAACAAGATGGTGCAGGTGTTGTATGGCTACTGCCTCATTTCCACTGGTGTCAG AATCACTTGCACTAACCAGAATGAGAAAGGCAAGAAGACTGTTGTTGTCTCCACCAGCGGCCACCCCACCATTAGAGAAAACCTTTCCTCCATATTTGGGGCCAAGCAG GCTGCAAGTCTTCTGgagttcaagcaagagtcagcTTCTCAAGATGTGCTGGAAGAGTTTGGCATACCTGAGGTGGCTGCAGCAG ggaagCCACGGTTTGCACTGGACGGTTTGGTGTCAACATGTGCTCATGGTCAGGGCCGCTCCTCCACCGACAGACAGTACTACTTCATCAACTCCAGGCCCTGTGACCCTACCAAG GTGATGAAACTGGTGAATGAAATCTTCCACCAGTACAACCGCCACCAGTTCCCCTGCGTGGTGCTCAATATCCGCCTGCAGGACGACAACGTGGACATCAATGTGACACCAGATAAACGGCAGATCCTGGTGTGCCATGAAAAGCTGCTCCTGGCAACTATCAAG aCTTCCATGCTGCAGCTGTATGAACACATCCCCAGCACTTACTCCATGCACAACACCTCCCTCACCCCAACACACAACATCACAAGCCCTATTCTTAgcccctccacccccaccacctcagCCAGCGCCAAGATGATCTCAGCCCTTGCTCAGAGGTTTGGCCGTTCCTCATCTGGTTCTCCTCAGCCCACCACTCCTCCAGGAATTCTCTCTGGGCTGAaacgttccttctctctcagtaGCCAGTCCACACACAGCCCTGAGAATAAAC AGCCAAAATTGATGAGTTTCCTGAAGAAGGCCCCTGAGGAAAACACCAGTAATGGGAACACCTTACCGGCCCTGGACATGTGTATAGAGGGCGTGTATCCCCTGGCCTCCCATGCAGCAGAAGGCAGCACACATAGGGACACAGAGCCAGACAGTGTGCAGGAAGGTGAAAGCTCTGACATGGAGGGTGTGGTGAGCAGTATGGAGAATGGTGAAGCTGTGAGTACTGCCTGTGATAATGGTGACATGGAACCCAGTGATAGTGACGTTACCCCTCAGTGTGACGAGCATGACTTTTCAAACAGTGACACAGCTGATACAAGTACAAATAAGTCTTCACCTAGTAGAGATGTACCTGGTAAGCCCATGAGTCATTTAAATAGTTCTTCATCATTGTCGCCTAGTGTGGGTGTGAAGAGTGGATCAGGTGTGAAGGCCAGCCCCCGCACACCTGTTTTGCCAGCCTCCTCCAACTGCAAGAAGGTTCACAGTGCAACGAGTGACTTCCTGAGCAATCTAATGGCTCGGAAATCTCAGCTCAGTAACAAGAAAGTCAGTAAAGGGCAGGATTCAGTTGACAAGTCTTCCTCAGTGATGGAATGCAATGATGAGTTGGAAGTGATATATGAAGGAGTGACAAATGGTGAGGGAAGTGTAGCAAAtggtgaggaaggaatgagtaaTGGTGATGCTGAGGTGAAGGAGATGGTGTTGGTTCGTGATGACTCCGGCACAGATGGACCAGTACAAAACAGGAAGTGCAAATTGGTTCAGTTTGATCTAGAGTCGCTGAAGAGAAAACTAAGGATCTTGCACAGGAGGGAGGAGCGTAAAGTGGTGCGGCGGTTCAAGGCAAAGATCTCACCAACGGACAACACTGCGGCAGAAGAGGAGCTCAGGAAGGAAATCTCGAAGGACATGTTTGGTGAG ATGGAGATCCTGGGGCAGTTCAACCTTGGCTTCATCATCACACGGCTTGGGCAGGACCTCTTCATTGTGGACCAGCATGCCACCGATGAGAAATACAACTTTGAGACCCTCCAGCAGACCCATGTCCTGCAGAACCAGCGCCTCATCGCCCCACAGACGCTGGAGCTCACAGCCATTGGAGAGGCCACGCTGCTCGACAACCTGGAGATATTCCGCAAGAACGGCTACGAGTTTTTGGTACGGGAGGAGCAGCCAGTGGGACGTCGGGTGAGCCTGGTGACCATGCCAGTGAGCCGCGGGTGGGAGTTTGGTCGAGGCGATGTGGAGGAGCTGATATTCATGCTCTCTGATGCTCCAGGGACAATGTGCCGACCATCGCGTGTCAGGGCCATGTTTGCCTCCCGGGCCTGCAGGAAGTCGGTGATGATTGGCACGGCTCTCACGCACCGCCAGATGAAGCAGCTGGTGACGCACATGGGGGAGATAGAGCAGCCCTGGAACTGCCCCCACGGCCGCCCCACCATGAGGCACCTGGTGAACCTGGACATGCTGGTGCCGCTGCAAACACAAGAGTAA
- the LOC123507528 gene encoding LOW QUALITY PROTEIN: OTU domain-containing protein 5-B-like (The sequence of the model RefSeq protein was modified relative to this genomic sequence to represent the inferred CDS: inserted 2 bases in 1 codon), which produces MTILPKKKPQQASGGAEGEAGESNTPSNHQHQMTMGALPMPTHLQAGEGTSRGTLYLSSQSPPPCWPPPPPSATPREEKRPSHTSPSHFEDTHESGPSHSKRRYRASPLRSVRPKHRDHRQHXSPPYPSTSSGWSVAPVTHPLPHPHTHTHPHPHSHINGSIPPALPPALSPQAGPSQDPEENDHSGYNSGDEYEPFGWNLTAEQWEEKERRFEKKMKKKGLMIKKMREDGACLFRAIADQVYGDQDMHSSVRKHCMDYIARNEDAFAPFVSEDFQTYVQRKRRDDCFGNHIELAAMSEMYNRIIEVYCYSVEPINSFQGSLQTDNEPIRLSYHMGTHYNSLVDPYKATVGVGLGLPGFQPGLADKNLMKEATRQSENVHLEQAMLEDKIRATDYEATSEAIEEQVAHESYLQWLRENDQRSKGQRSPSSTSSSEAADRCPRGRSSPLHQTPPAEGSSDTSRSSPRSSQCSGELPRLPPRGATPTSPRGSSSSKDAPTPGPEHYPAVPGSSKDPMPSSSGHSVSIGDFTVNERASFLNHLPPHIFGLSDYSSAEADILAQVLAASQQEYLETLKSRTKDDVPENAPSSSSSSSSSSSSAASSSSASSSSSSSSSSSSSSPSSSPMASSSSTSS; this is translated from the exons ATGACCATCCTACCCAAGAAGAAGCCCCAGCAGGCCTCAGGGGGGGCGGAGGGCGAGGCAGGGGAGTCAAATACCCCCAgcaaccaccagcaccagatGACAATGGGAGCCCTGCCTATGCCTACCCACCTACAG GCAGGGGAAGGCACCAGCCGAGGCACTCTCTACCTGTCCTCCCAGTCCCCTCCCCCGTGCTGGCCGCCCCCACCGCCCTCCGCCACCCCACGGGAGGAGAAGCgcccctcccacacctccccctcccacttTGAGGACACCCATGAGAGCGGCCCCTCCCACAGCAAACGTCGCTACCGTGCCAGCcctctcag GAGTGTGAGGCCTAAGCACCGGGACCATCGGCAGCA CTCCCCGCCCTACCCCAGCACCAGCAGTGGGTGGAGTGTTGCTCCCGTCACCCACcccctcccacacccacacacacacacccacccacaccctcacTCCCACATCAACGGCTCCATCCCTCCTGCTCTCCCACCGGCACTCTCCCCCCag GCGGGACCCTCTCAGGACCCGGAGGAAAACGACCACAGTGGCTACAACAGTGGTGATGAGTATGAGCCCTTCGGATGGAACCTAACAGCTGAACAGTGGGAGGAg aaGGAGCGGAGGTttgagaagaagatgaagaagaaagggctGATGATTAAGAAGATGCGAGAGGACGGTGCCTGTCTGTTCCGCGCCATTGCCGACCAGGTGTATGGCGACCAGGACATGCACAGCAGCGTTCGTAAGCACTGCATGGACTACATC gcTCGCAATGAGGACGCCTTCGCTCCGTTTGTCTCCGAGGATTTCCAGACGTAcgtgcaaagaaaacggagagacgACTGCTTCGGCAACCACATAGAGCTGGCGGCCATGTCGGAGATGTATAACCGCATCATTGAGGTCTATTGCTACAGTGTGG AGCCAATCAACAGCTTCCAGGGCAGCCTACAGACAGACAACGAACCAATCCGCCTCAGTTACCACATGGGCACTCACTACAACAGCCTGGTGGACCCCTACAAGGCCACTGTGGGTGTGGGTTTGGGGCTGCCGGGCTTCCAACCAGGACTCGCCGACAAGAACCTCATGAAAGAAGCAACCAGGCAGAGCGAGAATGTTCATttggagcag GCCATGTTGGAGGACAAGATTCGGGCCACAGACTACGAGGCAACCAGTGAGGCCATCGAAGAGCAGGTGGCCCATGAGAGTTACCTGCAGTGGCTGAGAGAGAACGACCAACGCTCCAAGGGCCAG CggtccccctcctccacctccagcaGCGAGGCTGCTGACCGGTGTCCCCGCGGCCgctcctcccccctccaccaGACACCCCCAGCCGAGGGCTCCTCCGACACCTCCCGCAGCTCCCCCCGCTCCTCCCAGTGTTCAGGAGAGCTGCCCAGACTACCTCCCCGTGGTGCCACCCCCACCTCCCCCAGGGGCTCCTCCAGCTCCAAGGACGCCCCCACCCCCGGGCCAGAGCACTACCCTGCTGTGCCCGGCTCGTCCAAGGACCCCATGCCCTCCTCCTCAGGCCACTCTGTCTCCATAGGGGACTTCACAGTGAATGAACGCGCATCCTTCCTCAACCACCTGCCGCCGCACATATTTG GACTGAGTGACTACTCAAGTGCCGAGGCTGACATTCTGGCCCAGGTGCTTGCCGCCAGCCAGCAGGAGTACCTGGAGACACTTAAGTCCCGCACCAAGGATGATGTGCCGGAAAAtgccccttcttcctcctcatcgtcctcctcctcctcatcctctgctgcttcctcatcctctgcctcctcctcatcatcctcctcttcctcctcttcttcctccagcccctcatcctctcccatggcctcatcctcctccacgtcctcctaA
- the LOC123509792 gene encoding LOW QUALITY PROTEIN: uncharacterized protein LOC123509792 (The sequence of the model RefSeq protein was modified relative to this genomic sequence to represent the inferred CDS: inserted 1 base in 1 codon), translated as MHFAEGSRVLFVGXGDFSFTRALLQKGQCAAVHLTATSFQHQPSERARRNLEVLTEQGVEVVLGVDATRLHLHPSIQHLRFTHIVFNFPHVGGKMRIDLNRKLLREFFQSAVEVLECGGCVVVTLCGGQAGVTPDPVVRRWDDSWKAVLMASYADLVLQSIERFCPDSFPGYSATGYRSLEKTFCQDGALMFTFQVCKLSAEPLVAEATENVLLCDGCSFNLPTFLHSQLQMDVLSDTSSFVGYLYSWVVGLLSACLTVHCRERLVLRRERQCTSLGKCEIVGVCKDQREGTVFCHPAYRITSEKGSQLEPLLILFCSGGTQRLESVLSQTRSLNVRNVSHSFNAVARQFALRDFTEQMSFSDNQGCGVVCCVVSVAALAKHCGGVEEGEVWAPGQSVSLCGDILTYSQWSLCPLEYTYDLSFWESTVSGGENAALVADTPTTIDAVITNVGRGVVKSYRLLGSYSHPVQGRRSHTYRIEYKSWHGALSDHTAKQIHSQIARQLERCLGVEVRYFQVSMSVVVGLPLCCGRLTRAVWRGQVSLRHCSWETNTARDSISPTDTLYQATGSPSGLSREEWLERSKEFLKRLRECPPSELPDKYIALRRSKNRAQAPKSTHFLDYQRVRVVGGDGGDGCISFLSTFGKEFAGPDGADGGNGGHVVFKAVKGLRDLGHIGSYIQGVKGEAGGNKDCHGANAEDSMIQVPVGTIFKQEGSVVANLEEEGAMFVAARGGAGGKGNSFFTTPVDQAPRVAEFGGKGETFSYEVELRTMADVGLIGFPNAGKSTLLRAISRARPKVASYPFTTLNPHVGMINYADHHQMAVADIPGLIEGAHRNHGLGFAFLRHIERCNCLLYVIDTSQPRPWEQLEVLMYELEQYQKGLSLRPHAVVANKMDLSDAQDNLAKVRANIDLPLVPVSAKMGEQLVPLMALLRFLVDHSNARHSEVSEATLPP; from the exons ATGCACTTTGCCGAGGGGTCCCGCGTGCTGTTCGTCG AAGGAGACTTCTCCTTCACTAGGGCACTGCTGCAGAAGGGCCAGTGTGCTGCGGTTCATCTCACAGCCACTTCATTTCAGCACCAGCCGAGTGAGAGGGCGAGGCGCAACTTGGAAGTGTTAACGGAGCAag gtgttgaggtggtgttgGGAGTGGATGCCACCCGCCTGcacctccacccctccatccaACACCTCCGCTTCACCCACATTGTGTTTAATTTTCCACATGTTGGCGGAAAGATGAGGATTGACTTGAACAGGAAACTTCTCCGTGAATTCTTCCAAAGTGCGGTGGAGGTGCTGGAGTGTggagggtgtgtggtggtgacgctGTGTGGGGGTCAGGCCGGTGTGACCCCTGACCCAGTGGTGCGGCGCTGGGATGACTCATGGAAGGCAGTGCTCATGGCCTCCTATGCTGACCTTGTTTTGCAGTCTATAGAGAGGTTTTGTCCGGACAGCTTCCCAGGGTACTCAGCGACAGGCTACAGGTCGCTGGAAAAGACCTTCTGCCAGGATGGAGCTCTGATGTTCACCTTTCAAGTCTGTAAACTGTCAGCCGAGCCACTCGTCGCTGAGGCCACAGAAAACGTGTTACTCTGTGATGGCTGTTCCTTCAACCTCCctactttcctccactctcagcTCCAGATGGATGTGTTATCTGATACATCCTCATTTGTTGGGTATTTGTACAGCTGGGTTGTGGGTTTACTCAGTGCCTGTCTCACCGTTCACTGCAGAGAGAGACTGGtgttgagaagagagagacagtgcacAAGTCTTGGCAAGTGTGAGATTGTTGGTGTGTGTAAAGACCAGAGGGAAGGCACTGTGTTTTGTCACCCGGCATACAGAATCACCTCTGAGAAGGGTTCACAGCTGGAGCCTCTTCTAATCCTGTTTTGTTCAGGAGGCACACAAAGGCTGGAAAGTGTCTTGTCACAAACCAGAAGCCTTAATGTTAGAAACGTCAGCCATTCCTTCAATGCAGTAGCTAGACAGTTTGCCTTGAGAGACTTTACAGAGCAGATGAGCTTCAGTGACAACCAaggctgtggtgttgtgtgctgtgtggtaAGTGTGGCAGCCCTGGCCAAGCACTGCGGTGGTGTGGAGGAGGGTGAGGTGTGGGCGCCAGGACAGTCTGTCAGCCTTTGTGGTGACATCCTCACATACTCCCAGTGGAGCCTCTGTCCACTGGAGTACACATATGACCTCAGCTTTTGGGAGTCCACAGTATCGGGTGGTGAAAATGCTGCTCTTGTTGCTGACACTCCCACAACAATTGATGCGGTAATCACCAATGTGGGGAGAGGTGTGGTGAAGAGTTACAGGCTGTTGGGTTCATACAGCCACCCAGTGCAGGGTCGCAGGAGTCACACCTATCGCATTGAGTATAAGAGCTGGCACGGTGCACTGTCTGACCACACTGCCAAACAGATACACTCCCAGATCGCACGGCAGCTTGAGAGGTGTCTTGGGGTGGAGGTGAGGTA TTTT CAAGTAAGCATGTCTGTGGTGGTTGGCCTGCCCCTGTGCTGTGGGCGGCTTACCAGGGCTGTGTGGAGAGGCCAAGTCTCTCTCCGTCACTGTTCCTGGGAGACCAACACAGCAAGGGACAGCATCTCCCCCACAGACACCCTATACCAGGCCACAGGGAGCCCCAGTGGTCTGTCCAGGGAGGAGTGGCTGGAGAGGAGTAAAGAGTTCTTGAAGAGATTGAGGGAGTGTCCGCCGAGTGAACTGCCAGACAAGTACATAGCCCTGCGGAGGAGCAAGAACAGGGCACAAGCTCCGAag TCGACACACTTCCTGGACTACCAGCGGGTGAGGGTGgtgggcggtgatggtggtgacggctGCATCTCCTTCCTCAGCACATTTGGGAAGGAGTTTGCCGGGCCGGATGGAGCGGATGGCGGGAATGGAGGGCATGTTGTGTTCAAG GCTGTGAAGGGGCTGAGGGACCTGGGCCACATTGGTTCCTACATTCAGGGGGTGAAGGGGGAAGCTGGAGGCAACAAGGACTGTCATGGGGCTAACGCTGAGGACTCTATGATTCAG gttcCAGTGGGCACCATCTTCAAGCAGGAGGGAAGTGTGGTGGCAAacttggaggaggaaggtgcTATGTTTGTAGCGGCCCGAGGAGGTGCTGGCGGGAAGGGCAACAGTTTCTTCACCACTCCTGT GGACCAGGCGCCACGGGTTGCTGAGTTTGGTGGCAAGGGAGAGACTTTTTCCTATGAAGTGGAGCTGAGGACAATGGCTGATGTTGGATTG ATTGGCTTCCCTAACGCTGGTAAGTCTACTCTTCTCCGAGCTATCTCCCGTGCCCGGCCCAAGGTTGCCTCctaccccttcaccaccctcaacCCTCACGTGGGCATGATCAACTACGCCGACCACCACCAGATGGCAG TTGCAGACATCCCCGGCCTGATAGAGGGGGCCCACCGCAACCATGGCCTGGGGTTTGCCTTCCTGAGACACATAGAGAGGTGCAACTGTCTCCTCTATGTGATTGACACCTCCCAGCCTAGACCTTGGGAGCAGCTGGAGGTCCTCAT GTATGAGCTGGAGCAGTACCAGAAGGGACTGTCGCTGCGGCCTCATGCTGTGGTGGCCAACAAAATGGACCTTTCTGACGCACAG GACAATCTGGCAAAGGTGAGAGCCAACATTGACCTTCCCCTGGTGCCAGTCAGTGCCAAGATGGGGGAGCAGCTGGTGCCTCTGATGGCCCTCCTCAGATTCCTGGTAGACCACAGTAATGCCAGGCACAGTGAGGTGAGCGAGGCCACTCTGCCGCCCTGA